The Buteo buteo chromosome 6, bButBut1.hap1.1, whole genome shotgun sequence genomic interval TAATCAAAAGCCTAAGACAAACCCCAGGAGAACACAGCCTACTGTTGGCCAAGCAGAGGTTGGTCCCTAAGAGTTTCCTGAAGAACAAATAGAGTCCTGAGGTCTTAACCTTGCACGATTTACAGAAGGCACTTCTGCATGCGTTGACCCAACGGCCCATCTCTCGTGCTGCCCACCTACAGAGAGCAGCTTATGCCCTGGGGCCTCCTGTACCTCACTGGCCATGAAATAAAACACCCAGGGGGCTTTAGAATAAGCTCGCTCCGCAGTTTGGCCACTTTGCCCATGACCGCAAGTTTGTAAGTTGAGTCAGTTCCCCACGGAAGCCCATTTTTACAGCTCACAGTCATCACGCTGCCAGTAGAGCCTCCCTCCTTATCCACcttaaaagacaaaagcatCAGAGCATATGACCTGGGCTAGACAttagggggagaaaaaaagctttccaggCTAAGGGAAAAGGCGGGCACCATGACAGACTGCCTGAGGAGGTTCCCACACACAGGTTAGACACATATTTGTCAGGTAAAAAATGGTGAGTTGGCCCTGCCTGGGAACAGAAGGACAGACCAGATGCCCAGACAAAGTCTCTTCTTCTCTTCCAAGGATTTTGTGGATGTTCTTTGACAGCAACAGGGCGAAGGGGTTTgcttacaaaacattttcaggaacAAAACTGTTAGATGTGTAAGAACATCTCTAAGGAAATGATTAAAAGGAAACCAGCTTCTTCTGACAGCTGATCAGACATCAGAAGGGTTGAAATCCTAGTCACTGCAACTACTCCTAGCCTACCAAAACTaaggtattttatttaatttacaaagtAAGGGAGATAGAAGCTTCTGCTCCTCCAAGTGTCACTGGCTCTCCATAAAATAAAGATAGCTTCCAGTACATGAGAAATGTCATCACTCATTCCTGGTCCTTGTTCAGTGCTCATTGCCATAACCTATTGTACAGATGCAACAGATTTTTGAACACAAGATCTATTACGTTTCCTGCCGGAGACTCAAACGTGTACAGGCTTTCAAAACACCTTGCCAGGTAGTTACTTTTTATACTGACTCAGTATTTGCTGGCAGGGACTGCCAAGCATTAGCTCAAGTCTTACCAATAGCTTGGGAAGTCAGCACTGCGAATGAAATCCTTCGTATTATTTGAACGATCATCCTCCCTGCATCCTGAAGCAAAAGTCAAGTGATCCTCACGCTCAAGGACCTACCCAAGGTGAACGAGTGGAATTTGTGATACCTACGGCAGAACTGGCATCACCCCTTCCGTCCCCCTCTTgcgcccagcccagccccgcgTTGCATTTGTTCCGCAACATCCTGCTGGACTGGAGCTGCCTTATTtcccccactttggagacaCCGTATTTTAACACTTGTGCTTGAGTCCAAGCTCCCTCAGTATGACCTTGGGAACGAAGATGGCACTGTCTCGTTCCCGTCTTGTGCCAGCCAGGAAGCCCAGCGCCTGCCAAGCGCCGGCCAGACACCGCAGAACATCACAAAGGGCAAGGGAGGTTCTTCCCTTCCACGGCCAAAGCCAAAACAGCCATTTGATAATTAACCACCTGGATCGAGCCAGACAAGCCGCGACGACGAAGGTGAAGATAGCCGTGCTCCCCCACGCAACCTGCGCCCCGCGGGGTGGCCGGGAGGAGGTTAGGGGCTGACCCCGGACCTCGCTCGCAGACACGGCGGCAGATGTGCCGGGCTTCCCCACAGTCTCCCCCTTGCCTGGCAGATGCTGGCCTCGCTGGGAAAGCGCTAAATGGATTCTGCTGAATCACTGCAGCAGATGGTTCGTAACACCACCTGGatagcacagaaaaagagagagataagGAGGGTTGGGGAACAGAGAGTACCTAGTGTGTGGGCTGACTTCTCCTCAGGGTGAAGTAACCTGTGGATAAGGTCATCATTTGAACTTTTGTTTCCCCAAATTCCTACGTTATTAAGACTGATAAGATCCCTTTCCTAGCAATTCTGTCCCGAGGTCTACAAAATAAATTGCTTCAAATCCCTTGGGAAAAGCCTTCCAAACCCCTTGGGATGCTGGAGCCCACCCTCTGCCGCTGGAAAACCCTGGCAGCGCTGCCCGGCATAGGCAGCTTTGGCTGGCGGCAGCACCAGCCTTCATCCCCGCTCGTGCCAAACTCCTCTTGCTGGGGTAGGGCACATACAAGGCTGATAGGCATACAAGGCCCAAGAATATTATAAcaggggttttggtgggggttggttttgttcgtttgtttttaaagccaggTTGGCAAGTACTTTCCTGCAACAGATCATTTTGAAAGGGCAGAGGAGCCAGCTGTGTACAGAAGCATGCAGCTGTACGAGAGGGAACAACAAACAGGAAACAGGTAACAATAACCAACGTGTTTGCTCGCTCTCCTCCCGTTAAACAGcatgagtgatttttttttttattttttttaattaggatgAAAAGAGCTAGTCAGGAAGACAGTGGAGGGCTATGGCGCATACACAGAGGGTGCACACTTGGAAAACACTCGGCACCCTTCTGCAGATGCTCATCCCCACGTATGCTAAGTAAGAAACCAGGATCCCTCGGTCCCGTTGTTATGAAAGGCACCTCGCTGCACAAAGTTGCTCAATCTGCGGCACTTCCAGCCAGGTCAGCCCAGCACAAAACATCGAGTCATTTGAGACAAAATGTTCTCTAGGCGGGTCACTCGCAGCCCTGTTCAcgattcctcctcctcctcctcctcccaggacGAGGCGTTTTCACACACCAACTGCACCGTAGGCTCGACTCCATTTCACTTGAGCCCAGCTTTGTCCTACATAGGCTGTTTTTGCTGGGTCACACCTGCCATTGATTTCCTCAGATAACAGCTGCTGTTTCATGTTCTGCTGCGCGCCTTCCTCAGCAAAACGGCACAGAAAGATACTCAGGGGCAAGCAAAGCTCAGGGTGGCACGTCCAACCCCAGCACCAGTAGAAGCTGGATGGTGATGGTACTACCACCAAGCTGGGCAATACAGAGATCCCTCTACCCCTCCACCCCAACTACTTGTCATGGGGGACCTCCCTCATTAACATGCTCGCAGGCTTATTTCACCTGCAAGAATCTGATTTAAGCAGTAGGTATGGTCCATCCACACAGTGTTTCCCACAATGTAGGATCCAACAGCACCAGGGACCTCACCCGGTGACATCCCCATGGGTCAGCACGATCTCTCCTCAGTGGTTGAGAGGCACTTGGTCCAAACCCACACCCCACCACCCAAGCTAGGAAAAAGCCATTCCTCCGTGGTCTCCAGCTGCACGGTGGCATTTGGCGACACATGGCCAGATGCACCCGGCCATCCACAGCCACCCCTGCGCGTACCGAGGCCAGACCACCTCCAGAAGGCACTTAgcacttcaaaacaaaagctaaaaataaataaaaatgtttcacgACACTCACCCCAAGGAGAACTGGGCTTTGCAAGGGCAGCAGGAACCCAAGCTGCTGGCATTGGTAGGACTGACCCCTGCCAACCCAAGGAGCCCGTTACGTGCTGCAATCCTGGAAGATGACAGCCCTTGCAGCCCAGGGTTCGGACAGCAGATGCCCTTGGGGGTCACCTCCTTTCCCACAGGGAAGGGTAGGATCGCTCCCAGTGTACCGGCAAGCAGGGAACCCTGCCTAGAGGGATCCCATTGCTTATTCTGTACGAACGTGCCCCACACACCCCCTTTCCAGTAGCTGCTTAGTGGCCTGgtttcttttcaaagctttttataTTTCACATTCCTAAGATTTAATTATGTTATCAGAACAACAGGCATCAGGATTTGGAGTGCCAGAATTCACATTAGCAATTGCTATCAACAAAGAAAATGGGCACAGCATGCCCATGCCAGAGTAGATGTGGGCTGCTCTCCTCAATCTACTCACGGTTATTTATAGCCTGTTTGCAAGCCATCCACCTCCCAGGTTTAGATTCAAGCTTGCTTCTTTCCGAGTACCCTCTCCCTCAAAGAATAGCCTTTTGCCTCCCCTTTCCCTAGCACAGCACCCAGATGTGGACacacttaattcttttttttttttggcgggggggaggcagtGACAAAACACCTTTGAATGTTCTTCCATACATccacaacagcagaaaagagagaaaacagagtgCCACAAATAAGCAGCTGCAGGGACACCCACCCCTcaatgatagaaaaaaaaaaaaaaagtatttatagtTTCTAACACTTCACCACATCAGAGCAGGACCACTGTACATCTCCAGCAGTTTTCCACCCTCCCCACAGATGGGGATGGAGGCACAAGCTCCATGAAGCAGGACACATGCCTGAATGGAAGAAATGCCTACCTATTTTGAAATGATTGCAAAGAAGCAGCTACGTGACAGCAGGAGGGGAAAGATAGCTGTGCCCCCACACCAGCATTAACTATAATTCGCCCATCCTTCAACCCGCACCATTTCAAGGCAGTCCGATTCTGCCAGGATCCTTCGCCTCCAAGTAATTCAGAAACACAAGACGCAGCGCGTGTAGTACAGGGGCAAACCCACCCACCAGcttattttcctcctcccctcagcagcagctggcacagACAGCTCACGTCGTCTTCCTCCTAATCCCAGCTCCTGCTAAAGTCAACCCAAATTTTAAGGGAGATGTTAGCGGGAGTTGGGTCACACCTCAGCTCTCCCGAGTCTGGGAACTTAAGAGAAGCCCTTCAGGCAGGTTAGCCGGCGTGGCTTCGGTCAGCCCGATGGCGTTGGGATGCCGGCGGGCACCGGAGCCCTTTGCCGGGCTGTCCGCGCACGCTGCATCAATTCTGCATCCATGGGCTTcaccccatccccagcacccgCCTGCGGCTGTAAAGCAGCATCGCTCGGGGCAGGGCTGGTCCAGAGCTCACTCAGGGCATcggagggagaggggagcccgATCGAACCTCCCCGATGCTCTGGTTAAAATGCAGAAGTGGTGCTGGTTTTAGTCCTGCCCAGTGACTAAGGAAATGCTCGGTCAGGCTCTGACTGAGATACTGCAGCTCCTCACATGCCTAGAATTCCACATGGccctgcaaaagaaagaaattattagaGTATCAAAcactaataattaaaaaagcagcacaacCATCTGTaaaacattaataataaaaaaataaataacaataaaaaccccaaacaccacaacCCTTCTGCTaaaggggggaggaggaggctcAAGCTTACAACTCTAGCAcgttttattttgtgtaaattTATAAAGACAACAATCCTAGTCACGATTGTCACATTGTACAGCACATACCAATACAGTTGCAAACAGAACTCCACGCAAAACTAAGCGCTAACAGTAGCTTGAATCACTCTTCCTGCGATTGTCGTATCTAGACTAACAGTATTACActaacactgaagaaaaaatagttcACTATAAAACAGTGATAGAAcgtttttataaaatatattccaTTCCAATAGCTTTTCTACATACTGTATACTATAAAACTCTCCCACAAAAATTAGTGtctttaaatatacatatttaatcTGAACTGCACCaagattaaaaacaattaaaaatatcaatgatttttttttttttttacattaacttcacagtatttttttgtaGTAGAAGACAAATCCAGTGTTTAAAATGCAGAGCAGGACTGTTCCCTACAGAAACAGTAACTGCCCCACAGTGAAATAGTTTATGAAGAGACAAGCATAAGTGTGCCATGTTTTTAGTACTTCTCTGAAGAGTCATGAACCATTTTGAAAACATGCTCCGAGCTATTGCAACTTAAAAATAagagacacacacagagagatagccaaaaaaagtcaccttaagaacaaaaataagtgcaaacatttttttactttagaaatTCAAGCTATGAGGAGTGGGAACACAAATACCAGACTATGAGAACAGCGTGTTCATGATGTAGTCAAGAAcaagaaagtcttttttttttttccttttttttaaaaaaaaacttttgccCCATATTCACTGCAGTACAGAGCATGCTCATAGCATCAGtttaatgaattatttctaTACTAAGATCAGACACAAACTTGTTTCAACTTCTCCCTGCTCCATACACTAATGATGTTCTTATGGCACATCCTATTTTATGATcttctaaaaaataataaaaaaagaaacagtaattgaagactgaaatgcaaaaaagtgtcacaaaaaatgcaaaattaagatTACCAGCTTCAGTAATGCTGACTCTACATTAAGCTCTTTACATGTTGTTCAACATGCAAAACCCATTGTTATAAAATTTAAAGTGAAGTGTAAATTAACTAGTTTTGAAATAGATTAACAGTAATAAttccacttcaaaaaaaatctaataaataCTATATCAAGtatcttcaggagaaaaaaaataacttaattttagtagaaagaaaaataacttaattttagTAGATTTTGTTCAGTGCTATTTCCAATCacagcaaaaaggagaaaaaaaaaaagagagagaaaaaaactgaTTAAGTAGAATAAGACCACAGTACCAAAGCCACTTATGTTCAAGATACAGTACTCTCCCACAACTTTCATATGTAACAGgttcagcaaaaatattttacagtcaAGAAATGAGActgcaaacaaaacccaaaactataAATAGAAGCAAAATTTCACATTACATGTACATTCATAGTTTAAGAGATGAATAATAAGAGGAGGCTGTAACAAGTATatcctgattttctttaaaagaggaagtacttattttttaaaaaataaaaataaaaaaaagaaatcaatccCATATTATTTATGTAGGTAGTGCTCAGTTTTTGGACCAGAGGGGGAAGGCATcgggaatttttttcttcataagatgaaatacagtattttaagcacaacttttaaaaataatctaactCAGTgcttcaaattaattttaaaataaatgcttaagTTCCACAAAACAACTCCAGGAGTGTCAGGAAAGCTGGTGAAGCAACACTAACGCAGCAGAACGACATTCAAAACCCTcagatattattattattatatttcagTCGCTTGTACATGTACCTTGAATGGATTATTTGACTGGAAGGGAATAATCTGATATTTACCGACATGCACAGACCAAAGGATGCTCTATTAGGCGAGTAATTGAGTTATTTGGAGTAAAACTGGTAATAGTTACAGGCAGCCTCAGTTTAcaaacaaacttaaaaaaaaaaaaaaaacaccacaccaaAAATACCCCAGACCCCTCCCCTGAACAAGTGGGagacatggggaaaaaagttgggcCACGTTTTCCCTCCAGCAGTTTATCTTCACGCTGCCCCTTCGAAACCCTGGCGATTGCACAGAACCTGGCCCAGAGGGAATCACCaacttcataaaaaataaaataaaatacaattccAAGCTGCTGATTTTAGCTTAGCAGCAAACTTTTTGGACAAGATAGCAGGGCATCTCCTAACACATGTGGTACGAGTTACCTTGAACTGAGACACCCCAGGAGCCCGATATCGAGAGGGTTATTTAGCTGCTTTAGGGTTGCTGTCCCTCCCTGCCAAGGGGGAGAGATCAGCCCCTGGGTGTCGATATGGGAATGAAAATATTCGCGTATCATATAATTTTTTCATACACCCTAGCGCGCATCCTTCAACATTTCGGGAGTGAATACGCCGCAGACAGAAAGAGTTTTTCCATCCACGTTTTATGctcaaaagcagcttttcagtagGTCAGCCCAGGGAAGAGGATGGGTGGAAGGGGAAAATTTGAGTCAAGTCCTGAGGCAAAAACTTCTCATTCGGATTTTAGGATCAATTGCAGAACTATTCTAATAcaataaagagaataaaaagtgACCAGTACCAAAGATGCAGCCAGGAATCCTCAACCCCCTTTATAATTTGGGCCAATTTCAGGTCTCGTCTAGCTCTGTAACCTAAGAGTACATCTGCACACTCTGCGATATGCGGACAAGTTTCTCTacactgaaatgtatttaaatcatAGTTCATCTCTTTGGATGTTTCTATGCAACACACAGAGAGTATTAGGGGAGCTTAACGGAATCCAAATTTTTCTCCGGAATTTGCtgataatctttttttcaaactaaaaaaaaaaaaaaaaacccaagaaaaaaaacccaacaaaaaccccaaaaaaccctgaCCACGAGGCAAGTACTTCCAGCATGAAAACAGATGCTAAATCATTGCAGAATTACTTAGATCATTTCACATTAATAATGTAACATGGGTGCGCAAGAGAAGACCTAAAGAACAGTGCTGGGAAGGGCgggtggcagggaaggggggagaTGGAGAGGTGGAAGGATTGCATTAAAAGGCCTCTGGAGTGTATACCTCTGCATCTTTTAAAGATCATATACCTGAAGTGAGTatcaccaaaataaaacaaaggaagggaggaaaaaaaaaaaaattaaaattcagatgctgccttttttttcctgttttgttttaaatgggcggagggggaaaaaaaaaaattaaaaaataaaatcgcACTTCTCAAACAACCAAGGACTTTACAAGGCCACAATGAAATTTGCGGATATGTCTGTACAAATCCCCCGACTGCGTGAACCGTCTCTCGCACCACTTGCACCCGTGGGGCTTCTCCCTGGTGTGCACCACCGCGTGGCGGCTGAGGTTGTGGGAATACTGGAAGCTCTTTCCGCACTGGCCGCAGGTGTAGGGCTTCTCCCCCGAGTGAGTCCTCTCGTGCCTCTTTAAGGTGTACATGCAAGAAAAAGTCTTTCCGCAGAGGGTACAAGTGGGGACGGACCCGTCAGGGGACAGGCGGGTCCGGGAGCCGTCCTTGTCGCGAAAGTGGGAGCTCAGGTGGAGCTGAAGGATGTGCGGGCTCGGGAACACCTTGCTGCACAGGGGGCAAATGCAGATATGCCCGGGAGGCACGAGGACGCCGGAGGAGGAGATGTCCGACGAATCCATGTCGTCCTCGCTCTCGTCTCGCTCGTGGTCTAGATCCTCCTCTCGGGCATGAGAGCTGCCATTCCCCGCAAACATGTGTCCTAACCCTGTCACTAGGCTTTTGGCTGAATTCCCAAAATGCTGACTCTCCGGACTCCTGGCTTCGCCGTCCTCCTGATCTGACAGCAAGTCTTGTTCATCTTTAACAAGTGGCTCGGTACCCTGCTGCTGGCTGTCGGAAGCCAGCTGTCCAAAGACATAGGAGGGGTGTAAGGAATCTCTCCCCGGCACGGGCTTGAAAGACAAATCCAGCGCGCAGTCCACATCACTCGAAGCCAGGGGATGGTTAACAGACCTTTGGGACAAAGGTCCCGTGGAACTATTGACATTAgcctttgtttttccagctgctgcGGCGCACGGTTCTGCCTCTGTCGGCACAGAGCTGACACTTATATGATCAGAGGACCAGGCGGGGTGACTGCTGACCTTTTCTTTGCCTGCTGCTCTCTCGTATTCTGCAACgctgaatttttgtttgtttcctgggTCAAACTCGTGGACCAGGGGCACTCCGGCGTCTAGAAAATGCTCCGCTTTCTCCAAACTAGCCGCCTCATCATTAATCTTCTCTTCCGAACACAATTCTTTATCTTTCAACTTGCCCTTGCAGACTTTCACAATGTCATACATGTGAAGGTAGCTAGCCGCAGCCAGCACATCTTCGACCGGGAGACTGTTGAATTCCAGCTTTCCCTCGTACATGAATTCGAGCAGCAGGCTGAAGGCAGGGGCTGTGACAATGTCACTGTTCAGATGCACAATATCCCTTTTGTCTAACTGGTCCCTGTAGAAAAGATGGAAGTACATACTGCAAGAGGCAAGAACGGCTCTGTGAGCTCTGAATTGAGCTTCTCCAACTAAAACAGTACAGTCACACAGGAAGCCCTGGTGACGCTGCTGACTCAGACACTGCAGCAACTGGCGGCTATGGTCTGGAAACTCCATTCTTCCTTCATAACCtgttcaaaacaggaaaaacttgAATGCTACTGTAAACCAAAGCCTCCTAGCAGCTGTAACAAACAGATCGGCTTTTTGGTAACACAAGCCAAAGAAACAGCCTTGGAGATAACGTTTACTGTTAATTGTCTGTAATAGTTTtattaaggggggggggggggcgtggagaaaaaaaaaaccccaacacaacaTGCTTCTCATCCTTTCGCACCTGCTCCGAACAGGAAAAACTTGATTGTAAGTAAACAAAAGCTAGTAAAGCAGCAGCCCCTCCAACCTTTGTTTCTCTCACTAAGCactttaataaaattaagaggaggaaagcacacacacacggggggggggggggggggggagaaaaaaagcataaactCCCAGGCTGTCTTCCCAGCAACGCTAACTTGGGGCATCTTTTAATAAAGCACATTACCCACGTcacgcacatacacacacgcacatttAAACTTTATCCCCAGTCGTTATGCACCGAATCACAACAAAACAGCAGCGGCGGGCGCTGGGGAAGAGCcgttttttttttgcagggagggagcagggcgGGGAGaagcggccccggccccggcatGCGGAAAGGGGCGGAGGAGAAggggggtgtcggggggggggagaaataaaagggaaaaagtttCCCTCGAAGTTATTAAGAGCCGAGGAGGGAAATAAGCGGCGTGAGGCCGGCgggagggcagggctgaggcTGCAGCCGGCTACCTGCGGCGGCCGGGCGCTTACCTTCCCGCGGGGCGCGGCGGAGCCGGCCGCGggcgcggagccgggcgggcaggagggagcgCGGGCGCGGGTGCGAGTGCGAGCGAGGCGCGGCGGGAgggaacggggagggggggggggagagagaggcaggcgggagggagggagggagggaaggaggagtgcTCGGTTTGCTAATTACACCGCAAGCTGGAGAGTCAGCTGCTCTGACTTCACTGCGATGGAAATGCTACCTCCAGCTGTGCGCCTTTTAATGCCATATGTTACTCCAAATCTCGCTACCAGCCAACCACAGCTTGCTGCCTTTTAAAGTTCCAGCAGCCCCATTTATAGCCCGCGATTAAATCCCACAAACTTGCCCCGAgcccgccttcccccccccccttttccatactccccccccaccccaccccggcTCCCACCTTCCGCCGCAAAGTTGCTCCCCGCAGCCCGCCGCGGTGACCTTCGCCGGCGCCCGGCTCCGCGCTgcgcgggggggagggaacGGGAATGGGGGGGAGCACCGCGGAGCCGCTTTTcagatcccccccccccccaccccaccccgccgCCCTTTGCAGCCGCGTTCCCCAACTTTGCGGGGAGGACTTTCCCTCGGCGGGGGTGGGTTTcgccctctctccctccctcccggccGAGCTCCAGCGCCTCACTCACCGGCGTGCGACGGCGGG includes:
- the ZBTB42 gene encoding zinc finger and BTB domain-containing protein 42 isoform X2, which gives rise to MEFPDHSRQLLQCLSQQRHQGFLCDCTVLVGEAQFRAHRAVLASCSMYFHLFYRDQLDKRDIVHLNSDIVTAPAFSLLLEFMYEGKLEFNSLPVEDVLAAASYLHMYDIVKVCKGKLKDKELCSEEKINDEAASLEKAEHFLDAGVPLVHEFDPGNKQKFSVAEYERAAGKEKVSSHPAWSSDHISVSSVPTEAEPCAAAAGKTKANVNSSTGPLSQRSVNHPLASSDVDCALDLSFKPVPGRDSLHPSYVFGQLASDSQQQGTEPLVKDEQDLLSDQEDGEARSPESQHFGNSAKSLVTGLGHMFAGNGSSHAREEDLDHERDESEDDMDSSDISSSGVLVPPGHICICPLCSKVFPSPHILQLHLSSHFRDKDGSRTRLSPDGSVPTCTLCGKTFSCMYTLKRHERTHSGEKPYTCGQCGKSFQYSHNLSRHAVVHTREKPHGCKWCERRFTQSGDLYRHIRKFHCGLVKSLVV
- the ZBTB42 gene encoding zinc finger and BTB domain-containing protein 42 isoform X1, which encodes MQRPGGEEEEEEEEEGEEEKEERGGGRSRQRTPAAAGGAGRGGGGYCVHQTGTHTHTHTRTHALTRTRGSEGKYRESGRLTTCSTTPPRRRPRAAPAERRAPPRTCGRPAPPSHAGYEGRMEFPDHSRQLLQCLSQQRHQGFLCDCTVLVGEAQFRAHRAVLASCSMYFHLFYRDQLDKRDIVHLNSDIVTAPAFSLLLEFMYEGKLEFNSLPVEDVLAAASYLHMYDIVKVCKGKLKDKELCSEEKINDEAASLEKAEHFLDAGVPLVHEFDPGNKQKFSVAEYERAAGKEKVSSHPAWSSDHISVSSVPTEAEPCAAAAGKTKANVNSSTGPLSQRSVNHPLASSDVDCALDLSFKPVPGRDSLHPSYVFGQLASDSQQQGTEPLVKDEQDLLSDQEDGEARSPESQHFGNSAKSLVTGLGHMFAGNGSSHAREEDLDHERDESEDDMDSSDISSSGVLVPPGHICICPLCSKVFPSPHILQLHLSSHFRDKDGSRTRLSPDGSVPTCTLCGKTFSCMYTLKRHERTHSGEKPYTCGQCGKSFQYSHNLSRHAVVHTREKPHGCKWCERRFTQSGDLYRHIRKFHCGLVKSLVV